One Cucurbita pepo subsp. pepo cultivar mu-cu-16 chromosome LG09, ASM280686v2, whole genome shotgun sequence DNA window includes the following coding sequences:
- the LOC111801406 gene encoding probable inositol transporter 2 — translation MEGGFHGGTTDGSAFRQCFSLLWNNPYVLRLAFSAGIGGLLFGYDTGVISGALLYIRDDFKSVDRNTVLQETIVSMAIAGSIIGAAIGGWMNDRYGRRTAILIADFLFFIGAVVMAASPGPSLLIVGRVFVGLGVGMASMTSPLYISEASPAKIRGALVSTNGFLITGGQFLSYLINLAFTKAPGTWRWMLGVAGVPALVQFLLMLFLPESPRWLYRKGRSEEAERILRKIYSPNEIEAEIQDLKDSVEAEIKEKQSSEKISMIKLLKTKTVRRGLYAGVGLQVFQQFVGINTVMYYSPSIVQLAGFASNETALLLSLVTAGLNALGSIVSIYFIDRTGRKKLLVISLFGVMISLGLLSGVFHETTSHSPLVSTKTTQLNAYTCPDYSLARKTASWDCMKCLKASSPDCGFCASAANKLFPGECLVSNDTVKDLCLGEDRLWYTRGCPSKFGWLALIGLALYIIFFSPGMGTVPWIVNSEIYPLRYRGVCGGIAATANWVSNLVVAQSFLSLTQSIGPSWTFLLFGLISIVALMFVLICVPETKGLPIEEIEQMLENRALHLKFWEKRPDTSEKGQGA, via the exons ATGGAGGGAGGCTTCCATGGAGGCACTACTGATGGGTCGGCTTTCAGACAATGCTTTTCTCTGCTCTGGAACAATCCTTATGTTCTTCGTCTTGCTTTCTCTGCTGGAATTGGTGGCCTTCTTTTTGGTTATGACACTG GAGTGATTTCTGGAGCACTTCTTTACATAAGGGATGATTTCAAGTCGGTGGACAGAAACACCGTTTTACAG GAAACCATAGTGAGCATGGCAATTGCAGGGTCCATAATAGGAGCGGCAATTGGAGGATGGATGAACGACCGATATGGAAGGCGAACTGCAATTCTCATAGCagattttctcttcttcattgGAGCTGTGGTCATGGCTGCTTCACCTGGCCCTTCCCTTCTCATTGTCGGTCGGGTTTTCGTTGGCCTTGGTGTAGGAATGGCTTCCATGACCTCCCCTTTGTACATCTCCGAGGCTTCCCCTGCAAAAATCCGTGGTGCCCTTGTTAGCACAAATGGTTTTCTCATCACTGGTGGCCAGTTTCTATCCTATCTCATCAACCTGGCTTTCACCAAG GCACCGGGGACATGGCGGTGGATGCTCGGTGTTGCAGGTGTTCCAGCGCTCGTGCAGTTTCTCTTAATGTTATTTCTTCCAGAGTCACCTCGATGGTTATACCGCAAG GGAAGGTCAGAAGAAGCTGAAAGGAtactaagaaaaatatactCACCAAATGAGATAGAGGCAGAGATTCAAGATCTCAAGGACTCCGTTGAAGCAGAGATCAAGGAAAAACAGTCTTCTGAGAAGATTAGTATGATCAAGCTATTGAAAACCAAAACGGTGAGAAGGGGACTTTATGCAGGGGTTGGACTCCAGGTTTTCCAGCAATTCGTGGGCATAAATACAGTTATGTACTACAGTCCTTCTATAGTTCAGTTGGCTGGCTTTGCATCTAATGAGACAGCACTCCTGCTTTCACTGGTCACTGCTGGGCTCAATGCATTGGGCTCCATTGTGagcatatattttattgatagaACAGGGAGGAAAAAGCTTCTAGTCATCAGTTTATTTGGTGTCATGATTTCTCTTGGCCTTCTATCAGGAGTTTTTCATGAAACAACATCTCATTCTCCATTAGTGAGCACCAAAACCACTCAACTCAACGCCTACACCTGCCCCGACTACAGTTTGGCCCGAAAAACTGCTTCTTGGGACTGTATGAAATGTTTGAAAGCCTCATCTCCAGATTGTGGTTTCTGTGCCTCAGCAGCTAATAAG CTATTTCCCGGCGAATGTTTGGTTTCAAACGACACAGTGAAGGATTTGTGCCTCGGTGAAGATAGACTGTGGTACACTAGGGGATGTCCTAGCAAATTTGGATGGCTTGCACTCATTGGTCTTGCTCtttacatcattttcttttctccagGAATGGGAACTGTGCCATGGATTGTTAATTCAGAGATTTATCCATTAAGGTATCGTGGAGTCTGTGGAGGAATAGCAGCCACTGCAAATTGGGTCTCAAACCTTGTTGTTGCTCAGTCCTTCTTATCTTTAACACAATCAATTGGGCCTTCCTGGACATTCCTACTATTCGGATTGATTTCAATAGTAGCACTTATGTTTGTCCTGATATGCGTGCCTGAAACGAAGGGCCTTCCGATTGAGGAGATTGAGCAGATGCTTGAGAACAGGGCTTTGCATTTGAAGTTCTGGGAGAAAAGGCCAGATACATCGGAAAAAGGCCAAGGCGCCTGA